The following nucleotide sequence is from Apium graveolens cultivar Ventura chromosome 4, ASM990537v1, whole genome shotgun sequence.
GAGTTGTTTTGGTACCTGAAACGATACGTGTTCATAAATATTAGTTGTCACAAGTCAAGTCCGGGGACTGCTCTGCTAAGTTTATCGGAATGTTCCTTATTGTAAAACCTTGGTGGTCTGGTCTGGTCTGGTCTGCTATATGATTCATGCCTCTGATATCTCCATATTGGGGCACATTTACAGTTACATGTGTTATTTGAGTGTAGTTGTAAGTTGTGCTTAATTTGGCATTTTGAGATGTGTTTTGTGTTATAGTGGGGAATTCATTATGGTACCATGTTGACTCCACTTTCAAAAAATTTCTAATACTAGTTATTTTCTGATCAAGCACATGACAGGAATTGATAATCCCAGATCACCCCGGGACCTCCTCCTTGTAAGGCCCGACCTCGAACTCCTTTTAGGCTGTGGCGATGGCCGTGTGCGGTGtagctgtagggtgggaacctacaaaacagaaccggaggggggtagcgtccccgcggcacctccggcgtgaggATGAGAAAGGGTTTTGAGGAGAAGAAGGGCAAAGTTGGGATTATGCAGATATGTTTGTGAGGAGTACGTGTGTGCAGGTAAATATATGTGTGTAAGAGAGAGAGTAAAAAAGCTTCTCCTAACCTTCCTTCTGTTCTaccttttataggcctcctactagggtttaggggtttgtcccttttcatctggaccgtaggttggccttttggactgtagggcatctggacgcctgggatgcgtcagagtactatcagatcTGGACCGTAAGAACGTCCTGGATTCCGGGTGCCTGGAAggtggtgatgttgccacgtgtcctgggCTCCCCAAGGTCAACGCTGAATCCGTCAGAGTACTATCGGATCTGGACCGTAGGAACGTTCTGGATCCCGGGAACGTGGACGGTGGTGATGCCGCCACGTGTCCTGGGGTCTTATGTTTGGGCCCTGGGCCTCTCCAATTGGGCCTGACTTATTATGggctatcatttgccccccactcccttatgcgggtttaTCCGGATGGGGGAGTAGAGTAATTGCCCTTGTGCCGCGGCGCCTTTGCAAAATTGTGGGGGTTGTTTGATTTGCTGCCCCCCAaaccccggggtcaaatgggGATGAGACTTCGGGGTTAGCTTGGTTAGTCATTTGATTCTAGTTCAAGGTGGGGTTCCTTGAAAtactttggaaaattttgggggtttgcTTTATTCCCCCCTAAGCCCGGGGTCACGtggggatgagactccggggttgacttggttagtcatttTAAGTTCGAATTTTGGGCACGGTTTGGTGGGCAAGTACACTCCTGACATTTGATTTAACTGGACTCTGAAAAGCTGTCGCTGCAAACCCGAGATGCCAGGCGGCTGTTGGGATTCCAGCCGGGGTCAGAGATATACAGTTGTTATGCGTATCTTTTGAGTGTACAGTTTTTTGCTTCCCCCCTTTTTTGCCTAAAAAGACGCGCCCACGTAATGATTACGTGACGGTTCATGTAATAACTGCTGTGCAGTTACTTTTTGGGGCTAATTGGGCTCTGCCACGTGGCCCCGACGGTTCCCTTAATCACAAAGCCGTTCATCTCTTCTCTCTACCCTCTATAAATACTTGCCTTTTCTCTCCATTTTTATTTTACGCAAACACTTCCACAGAGAGAGCCAAGAGAGATTTTTCAGAGATTTTTCGGGGCATTTCTTGTTGAAGCCACATTTCTTTCTCCTGCCCATTTGTAAGTATCTCGATTATTTTGCTTCCTTTTTCACTTTTTCCTTATGTTTTTGCGATGCATGTAGTTATTTTGCGCGAGTTTTTGCTTCGCCACTTTGCATTTTTTGCTCGTATTTCATGACCGCCTTGATGTTTTAGCCTCGAATCTTTGTAATGTAGTTTTTGCGTAGCTTTTCCAATGGCTTTGTGTCTCATTTGTGTGAATAGCATGGATTTTTGTAGTTTTGTATGCGAATAAGTGGGTTTTTGTAGTGTAAATAGTTGTAGAGCCCGGGGTGTGTTCTTGATATCTGCTTTTTgttgtatatgtatgtatatgctGCAGATCTTGTTTTTGGGGTAAGATACGTTCATGATTTGTTTCTAAACTTGttctgtttttttttttttgttttgttgtTTGGTTCGGGTTTGGCATTGACTCCGGGGTGCGTTTTCATAGGCACGTGTAGTATATGCCAGGTAGTCGTTTTAAGCGTATTGCTACTCTTAGGAATCGGTATTCCGAGCGTCCTGTCGGGTTAGGTGAACTTAACTCTTTCTACCCCTCTTCCTCTTCTAGCTGTAGTTCAGTAGAAATGCCTCCCCGGGTTGACCCGCCTCAACGAGTTTTAGCTCAGACCCTAGTATTAGGTCCCGGGGGTACTTTATCGAATCCGGATGGGTCGTGGGAGGATGTAGATGAATATTTTGTCCAGTGCCGAGTGAACCCCAAACCCCTGAGCTTTTATTACAGAGATTTATCCGAGGCATATGGGGGCCCGGATGGTTTGGGAGGCCGGGAGCCTTATAATGAGGATGAGATGGATAGGAAGTTCTTTACCGCCCCGGGTACTAGGTATGAGTGTGGGGCGGTTCATAGAGAGGTTCAGGAGAAATACACAGACGCCGAGGTAGATGGTGCCCTTAGGCTTGCCTTTAACCTTGATGACGCCTACCAGTGGAGATGGCCTGAGGAGCATGAAAGGGTATACCACCGACCGGAGGGGGGATGGGTTGGAATTCCACTTGAGCATCTCCGGGGCATGCGCCTTGGACTACATCAGTTCACCAAATCCCTATGTCGGGATGTTTATGGTATCCCTTTCACTCAGCTGGCCCCGAACTCGGTGAAATGGATCAGTTGGTTTTTAGCTTGCTGTCATGCCAAAAGTTACCTCCCCACCTTCAAACTTTTTcatcatatttttaaaattaagagATCCACCGCTCGGCCGATTTACGAGTTCATGTTTAGGATAGAGGATTGTGGGTATCCCTCTGATAAGATGGTGCTCCCGGTTAGTATGTTGACGTCGCTTAAGGGATGGCACCGGGAGTTCATTTTTGTCCGGGGTGGGGATCTGGAGTTCATGCCACTCCATAAACTTGAGATTAAAACAGATAGGTTTCCGGTCCAGCGGCTCGGGCAAGCAGCTCTCGCGATGGTTTATGCCTTCTGTGGGGCACTTGGGACGCAGTGGACCCGGGACTATTTTACTAGCAATGAGAACATGCATGCTGCCGGATGTAAGTCTATTGCCTTTGCTTTATTTTGATACTGTATCTGTTTATTGATTGCTTGTATCCGGGACTGATTTCTTGCTGTTCTCCTTTTCAGGCATTCCGAAGTTGATTCCCTATCCCCCCAACATGTCTGCCCAACTTAAAGATCTGTCGGCCAAGCTGCGAAGGATTGGGGGAATGACTAGCGTGGATGTTGGGAAGAAGAAGGTTGGAGAGGGTGATGATGCGGCCCGGAAGGCGGCGCCGTCTCGCCCGGGGAGGACGACAATCGTGATCGATGAGCCCCGGTCCGAAGACGTGCAGCAGGGGGATGTGATAAGAGTTCCAATGCCTCGAAAGAGGAAAGGTGTCCCTGCGAGTTCCGGGGATAAAAGTGGCGATGTTTCTGAGGGCCCGGTTTCGAAGAAAGCTGCTATTGATCTGGCTCCGGACACTCCGGAGACTCTGAAGGCCTTGCTTGCTAGTTTTACCCCGGAGGTTCGCCGGAGGGAGTTGTTCGAGAATTATGCCAGTACGGCGGAGAGGAAGAAATACAGGAAGGAGCCCCTTGATGACTTCCTGGTCGGGCTTCAGGAGGACATCACTGCTGTAAGCATTTTTCTTGTTCTCTTCTTGTACTCTTGTTTTTGTGTTGCCTAATCATGACTTTTAATGTTCAGGCTAACTCCCGGGTTGCTGGACTGGTTTGCATAACCCGGAGCCTTCAGGCGAAGGCTGATGCTGCCGAGGTCTACCAGACTGAATCCGAGCGGCTGTCCCGGGAGATTCGGGAGTTGAAGGAGGCGAGTGCAAGGGAGGCTGCTGCTCATAAGAAGATTTTGGACGAGATCCGGGAGAGGCAGGACCGGGCTGAGGCTTCTGTTCGGGAGATGAGGGCTGAAAATCAGAAGTTGAAGGACGATCTTGCCGCCCGGCCCACTCCCG
It contains:
- the LOC141718305 gene encoding uncharacterized protein LOC141718305; this encodes MPGSRFKRIATLRNRYSERPVGLGELNSFYPSSSSSCSSVEMPPRVDPPQRVLAQTLVLGPGGTLSNPDGSWEDVDEYFVQCRVNPKPLSFYYRDLSEAYGGPDGLGGREPYNEDEMDRKFFTAPGTRYECGAVHREVQEKYTDAEVDGALRLAFNLDDAYQWRWPEEHERVYHRPEGGWVGIPLEHLRGMRLGLHQFTKSLCRDVYGIPFTQLAPNSVKWISWFLACCHAKSYLPTFKLFHHIFKIKRSTARPIYEFMFRIEDCGYPSDKMVLPVSMLTSLKGWHREFIFVRGGDLEFMPLHKLEIKTDRFPVQRLGQAALAMVYAFCGALGTQWTRDYFTSNENMHAAGCIPKLIPYPPNMSAQLKDLSAKLRRIGGMTSVDVGKKKVGEGDDAARKAAPSRPGRTTIVIDEPRSEDVQQGDVIRVPMPRKRKGVPASSGDKSGDVSEGPVSKKAAIDLAPDTPETLKALLASFTPEVRRRELFENYASTAERKKYRKEPLDDFLVGLQEDITAANSRVAGLVCITRSLQAKADAAEVYQTESERLSREIRELKEASAREAAAHKKILDEIRERQDRAEASVREMRAENQKLKDDLAARPTPEEVLAGFRGTPAYFEELNDKALEKIQICWNVASKYLGEEPHGTIDVFLEKYIEEETRLEQEKEAIRAMDSGVGTSSNVPSFSGSPLAEQPPIPEGNPEQPPSPPADSAAEA